A stretch of Vigna angularis cultivar LongXiaoDou No.4 chromosome 4, ASM1680809v1, whole genome shotgun sequence DNA encodes these proteins:
- the LOC108330237 gene encoding cation/H(+) antiporter 15 has protein sequence MAHLGLIYNVFLTGLEMNLDAILLARRKATTIAMVSTIIPMLLGAAIYSMAQALYKGPNLDMSLYNTPSAYLFWALVLSVTNFPVLAHILADLKILYTELGRVAVTAATISDFYNWAMFVLLIPFACHSQRPFLSVILTIFFLLFCYLVLRPFLTKLLNKETENNEWDNYKLSYVLVGVLACAQVTEILGTHSVVGALVYGLMLPRGKFADMLIERSDDLVSMYLEPLFFVGCGIRFDFSSFKLHKVLNVIIIIVMSCFTKIVSTVITAWFYSMPFRDGVALGALLNTKGILPLVMLNIAIDRQILSRDFYTIMVVASVVMTILVTPTINFIYKPRKQFKKNKLRTVQNLKADAEIRIMVCVHNPRHATGMMSILEACSCANATHLRVFALQLIELKGRGTAFLIDEGGGSQQSQADTESIRDIFSEFKLERGLTNASVETLAAVSSYETIHKDIYNIADERQTSLILLPFHKHSGVEGALEETNPVFREINRNVMRYAPCSVGILVDRGHRLPSEMNMYVAIVFIGGPDDREALAIAWRMARHKRIHLSMVNILLFGKVAEVDTSETINDEANGILSPMLDSVREKELDEEYMSLFRLMAVNNEHSVTYSEKEVHTADDIPLVLDELEREGYDLYVLGHGKRRNSTVLSKLLEWTDCPELGVMGDMLASNTLGSCSSVLVVQQYGFGGMNLRSINQTTCESNDDDIEAIFKVKSIKYNW, from the exons ATGGCACATCTAGGTCTCATCTACAATGTCTTCCTAACTGGCTTGGAGATGAACCTAGACGCTATCCTGCTAGCAAGAAGAAAGGCCACAACCATTGCTATGGTTAGCACCATCATTCCAATGTTATTAGGAGCTGCAATATATTCTATGGCTCAAGCTCTCTACAAGGGTCCTAACCTTGACATGTCACTTTACAACACACCTAGTGCATATTTATTCTGGGCTTTGGTCCTCAGTGTCACAAACTTCCCTGTCCTCGCTCACATTCTTGCTGATCTTAAGATCCTCTATACAGAGCTAGGTAGAGTGGCTGTAACTGCAGCCACAATAAGCGACTTCTACAATTGGGCAATGTTTGTGTTGCTCATCCCATTTGCTTGTCATAGTCAAAGACCCTTTCTCTCGGTGATATTAACCATTTTCTTTCTGCTCTTCTGCTACTTGGTGTTGCGCCCATTCCTTACCAAGTTGTTGAATAAGGAAACAGAAAATAATGAATGGGACAATTACAAGTTATCGTATGTTCTGGTTGGTGTTTTGGCTTGTGCACAAGTGACTGAAATTCTAGGTACACATTCCGTTGTTGGAGCGTTGGTGTATGGATTGATGCTTCCTCGTGGAAAATTTGCTGACATGTTGATCGAAAGGTCAGATGATCTTGTCTCCATGTACCTGGAACCGTTGTTCTTTGTTGGCTGTGGCATAAGATTCGACTTTTCTAGTTTTAAACTGCACAAAGTTCTTAACGTGATCATAATTATTGTCATGTCATGCTTCACTAAGATTGTGAGCACTGTAATAACTGCATGGTTCTATAGCATGCCTTTTCGAGACGGTGTGGCACTTGGAGCACTTTTGAACACCAAAGGCATCTTGCCGTTAGTAATGCTAAACATTGCAATTGACAGACAG ATTTTGAGTAGGGATTTCTATACAATCATGGTTGTGGCTAGTGTTGTGATGACCATACTAGTGACTCCGACCATCAACTTCATATACAAGCCAAGAAAGCAGTTTAAGAAAAACAAGCTGAGGACTGTGCAAAACTTGAAGGCTGATGCAGAGATCAGAATTATGGTCTGCGTTCACAACCCTCGCCATGCCACAGGAATGATGAGCATTCTTGAAGCATGCAGTTGCGCCAATGCCACCCATCTACGCGTGTTTGCTCTTCAACTCATTGAGCTGAAAGGACGTGGCACTGCCTTTCTGATAGACGAGGGCGGTGGTTCCCAACAATCACAAGCAGACACTGAGAGCATCAGAGATATCTTCTCAGAGTTCAAACTAGAACGAGGGCTCACCAACGCTAGCGTGGAGACTCTCGCTGCAGTGTCCTCCTATGAGACCATTCACAAGGACATCTACAACATAGCTGACGAGAGACAGACGTCCTTGATTCTCCTTCCGTTCCACAAACATTCAGGCGTGGAGGGTGCCCTAGAGGAGACAAACCCTGTGTTCAGAGAGATAAACAGAAATGTGATGCGCTATGCACCATGTTCTGTGGGAATCTTGGTTGACCGTGGACACAGGTTACCGTCTGAGATGAACATGTATGTTGCCATTGTCTTCATTGGAGGGCCTGATGACCGTGAAGCCTTGGCTATTGCTTGGAGAATGGCAAGGCATAAAAGGATTCATCTCTCAATGGTAAATATTCTTCTGTTTGGAAAGGTTGCTGAAGTGGATACAAGTGAAACAATCAATGATGAAGCCAACGGGATATTGTCCCCTATGTTGGACAGTGTAAGGGAAAAGGAGTTGGACGAGGAGTATATGAGTTTGTTCAGACTCATGGCAGTGAACAATGAGCATTCCGTAACTTATTCAGAGAAGGAAGTGCACACTGCTGATGATATTCCGTTGGTTCTGGATGAATTGGAAAGGGAGGGCTATGATTTGTATGTTCTAGGGCATGGAAAAAGAAGGAACTCTACGGTGCTGTCAAAATTGTTAGAATGGACTGATTGTCCTGAACTTGGGGTTATGGGGGACATGCTTGCATCGAATACTTTGGGTTCATGCTCTTCGGTGCTTGTGGTGCAACAATATGGGTTTGGAGGCATGAACTTGAGGTCTATTAACCAAACCACATGTGAAAGCAATGATGACGACATTGAAGCAATTTTTAAGGTCAAGAGCATCAAATATAATTGGTGA